A region of Sesamum indicum cultivar Zhongzhi No. 13 linkage group LG7, S_indicum_v1.0, whole genome shotgun sequence DNA encodes the following proteins:
- the LOC105166651 gene encoding uncharacterized protein LOC105166651, with protein MVDYQIGDENSFYLWHDPWYHLGPLIERFPQGPRMLGLQTTDKLNSVIIEGQWHWPLVMDIECLEILHALPIIHGETDRIIWRFETGRPTIASLYRLLDPPGPKVGWSSLLSGSLKIPRHNFILWLAILGKLSTADKPWLSYLGACILCDEGAMETHTHLFFGCRYARSCLTAIRRIVRFE; from the coding sequence ATGGTAGACTATCAGATTGGTGATGAGAATTCATTTTATCTGTGGCATGATCCATGGTATCACCTTGGTCCCCTTATTGAGAGATTCCCACAGGGTCCACGTATGCTTGGGCTTCAGACGACGGACAAGCTCAATAGTGTTATTATAGAGGGGCAATGGCATTGGCCCCTCGTTATGGACATTGAGTGCTTGGagattttgcatgcattgCCAATAATTCATGGCGAGACAGATCGTATTATTTGGCGATTTGAGACTGGACGACCTACAATTGCATCTCTTTATAGGCTATTGGACCCACCGGGACCCAAAgtaggttggtcttcactactctcGGGTTCTCTGAAGATCCCCAGGCATAAtttcatcttatggcttgcGATTTTGGGGAAACTATCCACagctgataaaccatggctatcatATCTAGGCGcctgtatattatgtgatgagggcgCAATGGAGACACATACTCATTTATTCTTTGGATGCCGTTATGCCAGAAGTTGCCTGACAGCGATTCGGCGGATTGTTCGGTTTGAATAG